The following are encoded together in the Thunnus thynnus chromosome 15, fThuThy2.1, whole genome shotgun sequence genome:
- the LOC137198418 gene encoding elongation factor 1-alpha, with amino-acid sequence MGKEKIHINIVVIGHVDSGKSTTTGHLIYKCGGIDKRTIEKFEKEAAEMGKGSFKYAWVLDKLKAERERGITIDIALWKFETSKYYVTIIDAPGHRDFIKNMITGTSQADCAVLIVAAGVGEFEAGISKNGQTREHALLAFTLGVKQLIVGVNKMDSTEPPYSQKRFEEITKEVSAYIKKIGYNPATVAFVPISGWHGDNMLEASSKMGWFKGWKIERKEGGATGTTLLEALDSIMPPSRPTDKPLRLPLQDVYKIGGIGTVPVGRVETGVLKPGMVVTFAPANLTTEVKSVEMHHESLTEAVPGDNVGFNVKNVSVKEIRRGNVAGDSKNDPPMQADNFTSQVIILNHPGQISQGYAPVLDCHTAHIACKFMELKEKIDRRSGKKLEDNPKALKSGDAAIITMLPGKPMCVESFSQYPPLGRFAVRDMRQTVAVGVIKHVEKKTASGGKVTKSAQKADKKK; translated from the exons ATGGGAAAGGAAAAGATCCACATCAACATCGTGGTCATTGGCCATGTCGACTCCGGCAAGTCCACCACCACCGGCCACCTGATCTACAAATGCGGAGGAATCGACAAGAGAACCATCGAGAAGTTCGAGAAGGAAGCCGCTGAG ATGGGCAAGGGCTCCTTCAAGTACGCCTGGGTGCTGGACAAACTGAAGGCCGAGCGTGAGCGTGGTATCACCATTGACATCGCTCTGTGGAAGTTTGAGACCAGCAAGTACTACGTGACCATCATTGATGCCCCTGGACACAGAGACTTCATCAAGAACATGATCACCGGTACCTCTCAG GCCGACTGCGCTGTGCTGATCGTTGCTGCTGGTGTTGGTGAGTTCGAGGCCGGTATCTCCAAGAACGGCCAGACCCGTGAGCACGCCCTGCTGGCCTTCACCCTCGGTGTGAAGCAGCTCATCGTTGGTGTCAACAAGATGGACTCCACTGAGCCCCCTTACAGCCAGAAGCGTTTTGAGGAGATCACCAAGGAAGTGAGCGCCTACATTAAGAAGATCGGCTACAACCCCGCCACAGTTGCCTTTGTCCCCATCTCTGGATGGCACGGAGACAACATGCTGGAGGCCAGCTCCAAG ATGGGCTGGTTCAAGGGTTGGAAGATTGAACGTAAGGAGGGTGGTGCCACTGGCACTACCCTGCTGGAGGCTCTGGACTCCATTATGCCTCCCAGCCGCCCTACCGACAAGCCCCTGCGTCTGCCCCTGCAGGATGTCTACAAGATTGGCG GTATTGGAACTGTGCCCGTCGGCCGTGTTGAGACCGGTGTCCTGAAGCCCGGTATGGTCGTCACCTTCGCTCCCGCCAACCTGACCACTGAGGTGAAGTCCGTGGAAATGCACCACGAGTCTCTGACTGAGGCCGTTCCCGGAGACAATGTTGGCTTCAACGTCAAGAACGTGTCCGTCAAGGAGATCCGTCGTGGAAACGTGGCTGGCGACAGCAAGAACGACCCTCCCATGCAGGCTGATAACTTCACCTCCCAG GTCATCATCCTGAACCACCCTGGCCAGATCTCCCAGGGTTACGCCCCCGTGCTGGACTGCCACACCGCTCACATTGCCTGCAAGTTCATGGAACTCAAGGAGAAGATCGACCGTCGTTCCGGCAAGAAGCTTGAGGACAACCCCAAGGCTCTGAAGTCCGGAGACGCCGCCATCATCACCATGTTGCCTGGAAAACCCATGTGTGTTGAGAGCTTCTCCCAGTACCCTCCACTGG GTCGCTTTGCTGTGCGTGACATGAGGCAGACCGTCGCTGTCGGTGTCATCAAGCACGTTGAGAAGAAGACCGCCTCCGGTGGAAAGGTCACCAAGTCTGCACAGAAGGCCGACAAGAAGAAATGA